A region from the Sorex araneus isolate mSorAra2 chromosome 6, mSorAra2.pri, whole genome shotgun sequence genome encodes:
- the LOC101551077 gene encoding olfactory receptor 5B2-like translates to MENSSEVTNFILVGLTNTPELQIPLFLLFTLIYLISVLGNLGMTVLILADSRLHTPMYFFLLNLSLVDFGYSSSVTPKVMAGFLLGDKVISYHACATQMFFFAALATVENYLLASMAYDRYEAVCKPLHYTTTMTTSVCARLVIGSYVCGLLNASVQIGDTFSLSFCMSHVVHHFFCDVPAVMILSCSDKHIRELVLVYMSSFNVFFALCIIFISYVFIFITILKMHSVKGHHKALSTCVSHLSAVSIFYGTVIFMYLQPGSSHSMDTGKTASVFYTMIIPMLNPIVYSLRNKEVKNAFKKVLGKAKPTVGLEF, encoded by the coding sequence ATGGAGAACAGTTCAGAGGTGACAAATTTCATCCTGGTGGGTCTAACCAATACCCCAGAACTTCAGATTCCCCTTTTTCTCCTGTTTACTCTCATTTACCTCATCAGTGTCTTGGGGAATTTAGGAATGACTGTGTTAATCCTGGCTGACTCCCGTCTGCACActcccatgtactttttcctccTTAACCTGTCTTTGGTGGATTTTGGTTACTCCTCATCTGTCACACCCAAAGTCATGGCTGGGTTTCTTCTCGGAGACAAAGTCATCTCCTACCATGCCTGTGCCACTCAAATGTTCTTTTTTGCAGCCCTTGCCACTGTGGAAAATTATCTTTTGGCATCAATGGCCTACGATCGCTACGAGGCCGTCTGTAAACCCTTACATTACACCACCACCATGACAACAAGTGTGTGTGCACGTCTGGTCATTGGCTCCTATGTTTGTGGTTTGTTGAATGCTTCTGTTCAAATAGGTGACACGTTTAGTCTTTCTTTCTGCATGTCCCATGTGGTCCATCATTTCTTCTGTGACGTTCCAGCTGTCATGATCCTCTCTTGCTCCGATAAACACATCCGTGAATTGGTTCTTGTTTATATGTCAAGCTTCAATGTGTTTTTTGCTctttgtattatatttatttcctatGTGTTCATATTTATCACGATCTTGAAGATGCACTCTGTTAAGGGGCACCACAAGGCCTTGTCTACCTGTGTCTCTCACCTTTCTGCGGTCTCCATTTTCTATGGAACCGTCATCTTCATGTACTTGCAGCCTGGCTCCAGCCATTCCATGGACACAGGCAAAACAGCATCTGTGTTCTATACTATGATAATACCCATGCTGAATCCTATAGTTTACAGTTTGAGGAATAAAGAGGTCAAGAATGCATTCAAGAAAGTTTTGGGAAAGGCAAAACCAACAGTAGGGCTGGAATTTTAG
- the LOC101550806 gene encoding olfactory receptor 5B3-like: MENNTEVTAFILLGLSDTPELQVPLFIIFTLIYLISMVGNLGMIALILIDSHLHTPMYFFLSNLSLADFCYSTAITPKVMSGLLRGNKLISYNACAAQMYFFVAFATGENYLLASMAYDHYAAVCKPLHYTTTMMPGVCASLALSSHFCGFLNASIHIRDTFSISFCKSNLVHHFFCDVPAVMILSCSDRHVSEMVLVFVASFNIFFAVFVILISYLFIYITILKMHSAKGYQKALSTCASHLITVSIFYGTVIFMYVQPSSSHSMDTDKIASVFYTIVIPMLNPLVYSLRNKEVKSAFKRVVEKAKLSLGFTS, encoded by the coding sequence ATGGAGAATAACACAGAAGTGACAGCATTCATCCTGCTAGGACTCTCTGATACCCCCGAACTCCAGGTTCCCCTATTTATCATATTCACTCTCATTTATCTCATCAGTATGGTAGGAAACCTGGGAATGATCGCTTTGATTCTCATTGACTCTCATCTTCACActcccatgtactttttcctcagTAACCTGTCTCTGGCGGACTTTTGTTATTCCACAGCCATCACTCCTAAGGTCATGTCTGGATTGCTTAGAGGCAACAAGCTCATCTCCTACAATGCATGTGCTGCACAGAtgtacttttttgtagcatttgcCACTGGGGAAAATTATCTCTTGGCATCAATGGCCTATGACCACTATGCAGCAGTGTGCAAACCACTGCATTACACCACCACCATGATGCCAGGTGTGTGCGCATCTCTGGCCCTCAGCTCCCACTTCTGTGGTTTCCTAAATGCCTCGATCCACATCAGGGACACATTCAGTATCTCTTTCTGTAAGTCCAATCTAGTCCATCACTTTTTCTGTGATGTTCCAGCTGTCATGATTCTCTCTTGCTCCGATAGACATGTTAGTGAGATGGTTCTTGTTTTTGTGGCAAGTTTCAACATCTTTTTTGCTGTATTTGTTATCTTGATTTCTTATCTCTTCATATATATCACCATCCTGAAGATGCACTCAGCTAAGGGATACCAGAAGGCTTTATCCACCTGTGCTTCTCATCTCATTACAGTCTCCATTTTCTATGGAACTGTCATTTTCATGTATGTACAGCCCAGTTCTAGCCATTCCATGGACACAGACAAAATTGCATCCGTGTTCTACACCATAGTCATTCCCATGCTGAACCCCCTGGTCTATAGCTTAAGAAACAAGGAGGTCAAAAGTGCATTTAAGAGGGTAGTTGAAAAGGCAAAATTATCATTAGGCTTCACTTCTTAA